In Zalophus californianus isolate mZalCal1 chromosome 4, mZalCal1.pri.v2, whole genome shotgun sequence, the following proteins share a genomic window:
- the LOC113908172 gene encoding prefoldin subunit 4-like, which yields MAATMKKAAAEDVNVTFEDQQKINKFARNTSRITELKEEIEVKKKQLQNLEDACEDIMLADDDCLMIPYQIGDVFISHSQEETQEMLEEAKKNLQEEIDALEARVESIQRVSADLKVQLYAKFGSNINLEADDS from the coding sequence ATGGCGGCCACCATGAAGAAGGCGGCTGCAGAAGATGTCAACGTTACTTTTGAAGATcaacaaaagataaacaaatttgCACGGAATACAAGTAGAATCACAGAGCTGAAGGaggaaatagaagtaaaaaagaaacaactccaGAATTTAGAAGATGCTTGTGAGGACATCATGCTTGCAGATGATGATTGCTTAATGATACCTTATCAAATCGGTGATGTTTTCATTAGCCATTCTcaagaagaaacacaggaaatgttagaagaagcaaagaaaaatttgCAAGAAGAAATCGACGCTTTAGAAGCCAGAGTGGAATCAATTCAGCGAGTGTCAGCGGATCTGAAAGTTCAGTTATATGCAAAATTCGGGAGCAACATAAACCTCGAAGCTGATGAcagttaa
- the GFI1 gene encoding zinc finger protein Gfi-1 isoform X2, translating into MPRSFLVKSKKAHSYHQPRSPGRDYSLRLENVLASGGADSTSSADGAKTEPRRRLSPEAQLTEVPERSSASPGSCEGSVCDRSSEFEDFWRPPSPSVSPASEKSACPSLDEAQPLPLPFKPYSWSGLAGSDLRHLVHSYRPCAALERRAGLGLFCERAPEPGHPAALYGPERAAGGAGAGAPGAGSAGGGAAGGAGLGLYGDFGPAAAGLYERPTAAAAGGLYAERGHGLHADKGAGVKVESELLCTRLLLGGGSYKCIKCSKVFSTPHGLEVHVRRSHSGTRPFACEMCGKTFGHAVSLEQHKAVHSQERSFDCKICGKSFKRSSTLSTHLLIHSDTRPYPCQYCGKRFHQKSDMKKHTFIHTGEKPHKCQVCGKAFSQSSNLITHSRKHTGFKPFGCDLCGKGFQRKVDLRRHRETQHGLK; encoded by the exons ATGCCGCGTTCGTTCCTTGTCAAGAGCAAGAAGGCTCACAGTTACCACCAGCCGCGCTCCCCGGGACGCGACTATTCCCTACGCCTGGAGAATGTCCTGGCGTCAGGCGGAGCAG ACAGCACCTCGAGCGCAGACGGGGCGAAGACGGAGCCCCGGCGTCGTCTGTCCCCCGAGGCACAGTTGACCGAGGTCCCAGAGAGATCCTCCGCATCCCCGGGCAGCTGTGAGGGCAGCGTCTGCGACCGGAGCTCAGAGTTTGAGGACTTCTGGAGGCCTCCGTCGCCCTCTGTGTCTCCAG CCTCGGAGAAGTCGGCGTGCCCATCGCTGGACGAAGCCCAGCCGTTGCCCCTGCCCTTCAAGCCGTACTCTTGGAGCGGCCTGGCGGGTTCTGACCTGCGGCACTTGGTGCACAGCTACCGGCCGTGCGCGGCCCTGGAGCGCCGCGCCGGCCTGGGCCTCTTCTGCGAGCGCGCCCCGGAGCCAGGCCACCCCGCGGCGCTCTACGGCCCGGAGCGGGCTGCGGGCGGCGCGGGGGCCGGGGCGCCGGGGGCAGGCAGCGCAGGAGGTGGCGCTGCGGGCGGCGCGGGCCTGGGGCTCTACGGCGACTTCGGGCCCGCGGCGGCGGGGCTGTACGAGCGGccgacggcggcggcggccggaGGGCTGTACGCGGAGCGCGGCCACGGGCTGCACGCGGACAAGGGCGCCGGCGTCAAGGTGGAGTCGGAGCTGCTGTGCACCCGCCTGCTGCTGGGCGGCGGCTCCTACAAGTGCATAAAGTGCAGCAAG GTGTTCTCCACGCCGCACGGGCTGGAGGTGCACGTGCGCAGGTCCCACAGCGGCACGAGACCCTTTGCGTGCGAGATGTGCGGCAAGACCTTCGGGCACGCGGTGAGCCTGGAGCAGCATAAAGCCGTGCACTCGCAG GAACGCAGCTTTGACTGTAAGATCTGTGGCAAGAGCTTCAAGAGGTCATCTACACTGTCTACGCACTTGCTCATCCACTCAGACACCCGGCCCTACCCTTGTCAGTACTGTGGCAAGAGATTCCACCAGAAGTCAGACATGAAGAAACACACCTTCATCCACACTG GTGAGAAGCCCCACAAATGCCAGGTGTGTGGGAAGGCATTCAGCCAGAGCTCCAACCTCATCACCCATAGCCGCAAGCACACAGGCTTCAAACCCTTTGGCTGTGACCTGTGTGGGAAGGGCTTCCAGAGGAAGGTGGACCTCAGGCGGCACCGGGAAACCCAGCATGGGCTCAAATGA
- the GFI1 gene encoding zinc finger protein Gfi-1 isoform X1: MPRSFLVKSKKAHSYHQPRSPGRDYSLRLENVLASGGADSTSSADGAKTEPRRRLSPEAQLTEVPERSSASPGSCEGSVCDRSSEFEDFWRPPSPSVSPASEKSACPSLDEAQPLPLPFKPYSWSGLAGSDLRHLVHSYRPCAALERRAGLGLFCERAPEPGHPAALYGPERAAGGAGAGAPGAGSAGGGAAGGAGLGLYGDFGPAAAGLYERPTAAAAGGLYAERGHGLHADKGAGVKVESELLCTRLLLGGGSYKCIKCSKRPSSRPHPPQVFSTPHGLEVHVRRSHSGTRPFACEMCGKTFGHAVSLEQHKAVHSQERSFDCKICGKSFKRSSTLSTHLLIHSDTRPYPCQYCGKRFHQKSDMKKHTFIHTGEKPHKCQVCGKAFSQSSNLITHSRKHTGFKPFGCDLCGKGFQRKVDLRRHRETQHGLK; this comes from the exons ATGCCGCGTTCGTTCCTTGTCAAGAGCAAGAAGGCTCACAGTTACCACCAGCCGCGCTCCCCGGGACGCGACTATTCCCTACGCCTGGAGAATGTCCTGGCGTCAGGCGGAGCAG ACAGCACCTCGAGCGCAGACGGGGCGAAGACGGAGCCCCGGCGTCGTCTGTCCCCCGAGGCACAGTTGACCGAGGTCCCAGAGAGATCCTCCGCATCCCCGGGCAGCTGTGAGGGCAGCGTCTGCGACCGGAGCTCAGAGTTTGAGGACTTCTGGAGGCCTCCGTCGCCCTCTGTGTCTCCAG CCTCGGAGAAGTCGGCGTGCCCATCGCTGGACGAAGCCCAGCCGTTGCCCCTGCCCTTCAAGCCGTACTCTTGGAGCGGCCTGGCGGGTTCTGACCTGCGGCACTTGGTGCACAGCTACCGGCCGTGCGCGGCCCTGGAGCGCCGCGCCGGCCTGGGCCTCTTCTGCGAGCGCGCCCCGGAGCCAGGCCACCCCGCGGCGCTCTACGGCCCGGAGCGGGCTGCGGGCGGCGCGGGGGCCGGGGCGCCGGGGGCAGGCAGCGCAGGAGGTGGCGCTGCGGGCGGCGCGGGCCTGGGGCTCTACGGCGACTTCGGGCCCGCGGCGGCGGGGCTGTACGAGCGGccgacggcggcggcggccggaGGGCTGTACGCGGAGCGCGGCCACGGGCTGCACGCGGACAAGGGCGCCGGCGTCAAGGTGGAGTCGGAGCTGCTGTGCACCCGCCTGCTGCTGGGCGGCGGCTCCTACAAGTGCATAAAGTGCAGCAAG CGGCCTTCTTCCCGGCCCCACCCGCCTCAGGTGTTCTCCACGCCGCACGGGCTGGAGGTGCACGTGCGCAGGTCCCACAGCGGCACGAGACCCTTTGCGTGCGAGATGTGCGGCAAGACCTTCGGGCACGCGGTGAGCCTGGAGCAGCATAAAGCCGTGCACTCGCAG GAACGCAGCTTTGACTGTAAGATCTGTGGCAAGAGCTTCAAGAGGTCATCTACACTGTCTACGCACTTGCTCATCCACTCAGACACCCGGCCCTACCCTTGTCAGTACTGTGGCAAGAGATTCCACCAGAAGTCAGACATGAAGAAACACACCTTCATCCACACTG GTGAGAAGCCCCACAAATGCCAGGTGTGTGGGAAGGCATTCAGCCAGAGCTCCAACCTCATCACCCATAGCCGCAAGCACACAGGCTTCAAACCCTTTGGCTGTGACCTGTGTGGGAAGGGCTTCCAGAGGAAGGTGGACCTCAGGCGGCACCGGGAAACCCAGCATGGGCTCAAATGA
- the GFI1 gene encoding zinc finger protein Gfi-1 isoform X3 — translation MPRSFLVKSKKAHSYHQPRSPGRDYSLRLENVLASGGADSTSSADGAKTEPRRRLSPEAQLTEVPERSSASPGSCEGSVCDRSSEFEDFWRPPSPSVSPASEKSACPSLDEAQPLPLPFKPYSWSGLAGSDLRHLVHSYRPCAALERRAGLGLFCERAPEPGHPAALYGPERAAGGAGAGAPGAGSAGGGAAGGAGLGLYGDFGPAAAGLYERPTAAAAGGLYAERGHGLHADKGAGVKVESELLCTRLLLGGGSYKCIKCSKRPSSRPHPPQVFSTPHGLEVHVRRSHSGTRPFACEMCGKTFGHAVSLEQHKAVHSQERSFDCKICGKSFKRSSTLSTHLLIHSDTRPYPCQYCGKRFHQKSDMKKHTFIHTV, via the exons ATGCCGCGTTCGTTCCTTGTCAAGAGCAAGAAGGCTCACAGTTACCACCAGCCGCGCTCCCCGGGACGCGACTATTCCCTACGCCTGGAGAATGTCCTGGCGTCAGGCGGAGCAG ACAGCACCTCGAGCGCAGACGGGGCGAAGACGGAGCCCCGGCGTCGTCTGTCCCCCGAGGCACAGTTGACCGAGGTCCCAGAGAGATCCTCCGCATCCCCGGGCAGCTGTGAGGGCAGCGTCTGCGACCGGAGCTCAGAGTTTGAGGACTTCTGGAGGCCTCCGTCGCCCTCTGTGTCTCCAG CCTCGGAGAAGTCGGCGTGCCCATCGCTGGACGAAGCCCAGCCGTTGCCCCTGCCCTTCAAGCCGTACTCTTGGAGCGGCCTGGCGGGTTCTGACCTGCGGCACTTGGTGCACAGCTACCGGCCGTGCGCGGCCCTGGAGCGCCGCGCCGGCCTGGGCCTCTTCTGCGAGCGCGCCCCGGAGCCAGGCCACCCCGCGGCGCTCTACGGCCCGGAGCGGGCTGCGGGCGGCGCGGGGGCCGGGGCGCCGGGGGCAGGCAGCGCAGGAGGTGGCGCTGCGGGCGGCGCGGGCCTGGGGCTCTACGGCGACTTCGGGCCCGCGGCGGCGGGGCTGTACGAGCGGccgacggcggcggcggccggaGGGCTGTACGCGGAGCGCGGCCACGGGCTGCACGCGGACAAGGGCGCCGGCGTCAAGGTGGAGTCGGAGCTGCTGTGCACCCGCCTGCTGCTGGGCGGCGGCTCCTACAAGTGCATAAAGTGCAGCAAG CGGCCTTCTTCCCGGCCCCACCCGCCTCAGGTGTTCTCCACGCCGCACGGGCTGGAGGTGCACGTGCGCAGGTCCCACAGCGGCACGAGACCCTTTGCGTGCGAGATGTGCGGCAAGACCTTCGGGCACGCGGTGAGCCTGGAGCAGCATAAAGCCGTGCACTCGCAG GAACGCAGCTTTGACTGTAAGATCTGTGGCAAGAGCTTCAAGAGGTCATCTACACTGTCTACGCACTTGCTCATCCACTCAGACACCCGGCCCTACCCTTGTCAGTACTGTGGCAAGAGATTCCACCAGAAGTCAGACATGAAGAAACACACCTTCATCCACACTG TTTAG